In Melanotaenia boesemani isolate fMelBoe1 chromosome 18, fMelBoe1.pri, whole genome shotgun sequence, the following proteins share a genomic window:
- the LOC121629283 gene encoding zinc transporter ZIP12-like produces the protein MYFRSTAPCLLPLLHFCLLGRVLGGKRQSQGYLPETLRALDLPLGSDDEPQLQKNKTGVLITKLLWAVQCTERTGISQDMCEKCLTPDVVFSVLEDDGKAYLSEEDYQQISTVLLYYVINLQDLCVSTAASLSSLSTSTGNFQFYVLSLTNLHPAEDKSFLSYNEVESILQLINRHYQPSNQDTSDLECVDAAHLLEDVNPEDNPGAGATAVPRLAASIISHILQGHCFRKRNLPSPDFFTDYIFQLLNCTSNLQIINLEELLHQLGVGGKKVIHPHDRKRRSITGISQKLTMHSLDSCNYETEGTGKEWAQVCFSANELVDIFALDPHLPISREHFRQICPAIIQQLLGNACGIVEQKTKESLPTALEKYGYSTVAVLLITVGSMFSICLIFFNSCQETYTLILQLFVGLAVGTLSGDALLHLIPQILGLHDSSHTHDDFEYLWKILGLIAGIYGFFLIERIFSFLVPSHGHGHSSDLPSELNCNSRSQRGKSISTIQLGPMDDLECTEISPERTDIRSSPQQRQGVPLLALMVIVGDSLHNFADGLVIGAAFSSSAETGMATTVAILCHEIPHEMGDFAVLLSSGLSVKNAVLMNFLSALTAFMGLYIGLFVSSETEVQEWIFSVTAGIFLYLSLVEMLPEMSRVKTDRPCLMFLLQNLGLLMGWACLLLLALFEHELKF, from the exons ATGTACTTCAGGAGCACTGCTCCATGTTTGCTGCCGCTGCTGCATTTTTGTCTGCTGGGGAGAGTGCTCGGGGGGAAAAGGCAGAGCCAAGGGTACCTGCCTGAGACTCTCAGAGCCTTGGACCTGCCTCTGGGGAGTGACGACGAGCCTCAGCTACAGAAGAATAAAACCGGTGTCCTCATTACCAAGCTTCTCTGGGCTGTCCAATGCACAGAGAGGACTGGCATCTCTCAGGACATGTGTGAGAAG TGCCTGACACCAGATGTAGTCTTCTCCGTGCTAGAGGATGATGGGAAGGCTTACCTCAGTGAGGAAGACTACCAGCAAATCTCAACTGTTCTGCTGTACTACGTCATTAATTTGCAAGATCTCTGTGTGTCAACCGCTGCCTCCCTTTCATCCCTTTCAACCTCAACTGGGAACTTTCAGTTTTATGTTCTATCCCTCACCAACCTACATCCAGCAGAGGACAAAAGCTTCCTGTCATACAATGAAGTAGAAAGTATTCTGCAGCTCATCAACAGGCACTATCAGCCCTCCAACCAAGACACATCTGATTTGGAA TGTGTTGATGCTGCTCATCTCCTGGAAGATGTTAATCCTGAAGATAATCCAGGtgctggggccactgctgtacCAAGACTTGCAGCATCAATCATCAGTCACATCCTGCAGGGTCACTGTTTCAGAAAGAGGAACCTCCCATCCCCTGACTTCTTTACAGACTACATCTTTCAGTTGCTAAATTGCACAAGTAACCTGCAGATTATCA ACCTGGAAGAGTTGCTTCATCAGTTGGGAGTAGGAGGCAAGAAAGTGATACACCCTCAtgacaggaagaggaggagcatcACTGGAATTTCACAGAAGCTGACCATGCATTCACTGGACAGCTGTAATTATGAAACCGAGGGTACTGGTAAAGAATGGGCACAG GTCTGTTTTTCTGCCAATGAGCTAGTGGATATTTTTGCTTTGGATCCTCATTTGCCCATTTCCAGGGAGCACTTCAGACAAATTTGCCCTGCCATTATTCAACAGTTGCTAGGCAATGCCTGTGGGATTGTagagcaaaaaacaaaagagtctCTGCCGACTGCTTTGGAGA AGTATGGCTACAGTACAGTCGCTGTTTTGCTCATCACTGTGGGCTCCATGTTCAGCATCTGCCTCATCTTCTTCAACTCCTGTCAGGAAACCTACACACTCatcctgcagctgtttgtgggCCTGGCAGTGGGAACCCTTTCAGGTGACGCTTTGCTGCACCTCATACCACAG ATCCTTGGTCTCCATGACAGCTCTCACACTCACGATGACTTTgagtatttgtggaaaattctGGGCCTGATTGCTGGAATTTACGGCTTTTTCCTTATTGAaagaatattttcctttttagtcCCATCTCATGGCCAT gGTCACTCCAGTGACCTTCCCTCAGAGTTGAACTGCAACAGCCGGTCACAACGGGGCAAGTCCATCTCCACCATACAGTTG GGACCAATGGATGACTTGGAGTGTACAGAAATATCTCCAGAACGTACAGACATCAGGAGCTCTCCACAGCAGA GACAAGGGGTTCCTCTGCTGGCATTGATGGTAATCGTGGGAGACAGTCTTCATAATTTTGCTGATGGCCTGGTTATTGGGGCGGCTTTCTCCTCTTCAGCTGAGACTGGCATGGCGACCACTGTGGCCATCTTGTGCCATGAGATCCCACATGAGATGG GGGACTTTGCAGTGTTGCTCAGCTCTGGACTCTCAGTGAAGAATGCTGTGCTAATGAATTTTCTTAGTGCTCTGACAGCCTTCATGGGCCTCTACATCGGACTGTTTGTTTCATCAGAGACTGAAGTGCAGGAATGGATCTTCTCTGTCACTGCTGGGATATTTCTCTATTTGTCACTGGTAGAAATG CTTCCAGAGATGAGTCGAGTGAAAACCGACAGACCGTGTCTCATGTTTCTCCTGCAGAATCTTGGTCTCCTGATGGGTTGGGCCTGTCTTTTGCTGCTTGCGCTCTTTGAACATGAACTCAAATTTTGA